In Juglans microcarpa x Juglans regia isolate MS1-56 chromosome 1S, Jm3101_v1.0, whole genome shotgun sequence, the genomic stretch CACCCCGGCCTGCTCGGGCATCGCTTGGACGTCTCAATATGTCTTCATCAGAATAAATTTCTTGACATTAACATGCATGCGGACACACTGGACGTTCGTTGTCAGTGAAACATGGCTGCTCACGAGCCTCGCCAACACATCTTAACCCTTCACCACACTTCAACGGGATGATTCAGGTGCGCAAATCTCACAGTTGTGACTGGAAATTATCTACACTAACAGCCTTGGCTTATGTAGCATGGTCAAGCATACCAACTACTTTCCTCCCTCACATCTACGAGAATCAACAGGGTTAGTTCAGTCTGACATACTGCTCAACCTCCATCCAGTCAACTGGGTTAGTTTAGTCTGACGTAGTACTCGACCTTCATCCAATCAACGAGACTAGTTTGACTTACTGCTCGACTTCCATCCAACCAACTGAGCAAGTTCAATCTGATATACGGCTCAACCTTCATCCAGCTAAAACACCCCACTAAACTCAGGCATCGCTTGAACATCTCAATATGTCtcaatcaaaataaatttcttggCATTAACATACATGCGGGCCCACTGGATCTCCGTTGTCACCAAAACATGGCTGCTCATAGGCCTCGCCAGCACGTCTCAAACCTTTGCCACACTCTAACGGGATGATTTAGGTGCACAAATCCCACATTAGTGAATGGAAACTATCTATCCTAACCGGCTTGGCTTTTATAGCATGGTTAAGCGCCCATGTTACTTACCTGCCTCACATTTACAAGAGTCAATAGGGTGCGTTCAGACTGATGTACTGCTCGACTTGTATCCAGTCAATGGGGCGAGCTTAGACTGACGTACTGCTTGACCTCGATCCAGTCAATGGAGCTAGGGCAATCTGACGTATTGCTCGACCTCCATCCAGTCAACAGGGCGAGTCTAGTCTAACGTACTGCTCGACTTCCATCCAGTCAATGGGGTGAGTTCAGTCTAACATACTGCTTGAACTCTCCAAGACAACACCGCGGGCTCAGTCTAACATACTGCCCCACATTATTCCCAAGACGGCATCTCCACAAACACATGACGGGTGTTTGCACTTGTGCCATAATCGCTGCCAGGGAGTTACATTCGGGAACAAGCCTTTAAAGCTAACGTGCCTCCGAGCTCCACAACCGCCTTGCTCGTGTAGGTTACCTTTGGGAACGAGTTGACAAACTTGACATGAGGCTAGTTCAGTCTTACATACTACTTTGACTCCACCAGGACAACAAAGCGAGTTCAGTTTTACCCACTGCTTGACTTCCCTCACTTTTACGAGAGTTAGTAAGGCGAGTCCAGTCCTACGCACTACTCAACCTCCGCTAGAGCAACAAGGCGAGTCCAGTCTTACGCATTGCTCAGCCTTTGTCAGAACAACAAGGCTAGTCTAGTCGTACGAACTGCTCGACCTCTGTCACGCCAAAGAAATGGGTCCAATTTGTTAGCTACCCAGCTTTTCACCATTTTCATAAATAGTCAACAGGCAAGAAAGGTCAAGGACCGCCTAACCTCTCGGGCGCCTGAATAGGTGGGCAAGTCACTTGAGTATCTGACCACCCTCGCGTGCATAAAAGTCAAGCTCTGCGCTCACACCTTACGGGGTAGAGTACATCTCCCGACATAGCCGAGCTCAGCGCTTGCACCTTAGACGGTCGAGTCCATCTTCCACCAAAGTTGAGCTCCGTGCTCACACCTTAGGTGGCCAAGCCTATCTTTCACCTAGCCTTGCACTTGGAAATATTTATCGCTTAATGCAAGCAAAACAAAGAATCGGGGCCCAATTtcgaaatttatttttctacgaGTTCCTATGGACTACCTCTGTCACATATTTTatcttgaagattctcaaggcatTCTTTCGGAATGAATTGACCATAAGAATTATAGAAAACtaaaagagataaaatatcCCAAATCCAGATAAAAAGCCCAGCCCATCAAAGGGCCCCCACTAGAAGACAGCAacaaagagaggaagaagagagaatgaCGGGACAAAGGCTGATGAAGGAAAGGGTGTCAAGAGGAAAAGTAGAGATGTGACTTAAATGAGAGAAGATATGACATAAAACAAGGGAGGAGCAGAGAATGAAGGAGGCTTctttcagatgatttttgggATGGACTTTGACTTCTTCTTCAGTTTCTTCAATCTCACGACAGGGATTCTAGCGACGAGATCTCAGCCAGAGGATAGAGCTTTGATCTCTATTGTACAAAAGGGATGAGAGACCACGAGAGACTATAAAACAATcttattatagtggattctCTCATCCCAAATCCACGTGGACGTATGCATTAcgccgaaccatgtaaatctatGCGTCTCCATCTCTTTACtttttctgtatttatttactaCTCACTGCCATGGATGTACGCAAAAATACCTTACAACTACACCGGACCACTGCTGGAGGCTCCGCGCAGTACCAATCAAGGCTCAAATAATCTCAGCAGGTCGAAAATAACtctttttccacttccagtctGTTGTGTTATTTTTTGGCGTTAACACCAAGATTGATGATGTCGAGTTGATATGCATGCTATCAAGAGCCaaccatcaaaataaaataaataaatatataacttcGTATATATTGATTAGGAGGAGGGTGAATGGAAAGGAAAACTACACTAATAAATTGGTCTGAAGGGCGCACTCTCCGCACTGttaatatgttaaaatttaaattaaatttcattataaatcaaaacataaattttccCGACAAATTTACAAGGACCGAAAAATATCAATTCGGCTTTGGAATCAATATCTAGCTATCACATGCTTCCCTTTGTGACAAGCACTCTGTCCCCGACGCATTACTGCAAATCATGCCCACGACTAGTATGTATCGTCcccacataaaaatatatcaattattgaGAGTGAAGGTAGAAGAACAACAGACAATTTGGCGAGACACCAAGGATGAACTTAAGAATGCGAGCGCTGTGCATGCAAACTGTACTTGAGACGTTAGTACTGTTGCACCTAATTGTCAGCCACAAAAAAACGAGAGGGGAAAGAGATTGATCATCAAATtacaagaatgaaaagaatgCGAGATTAATTGTGAACGTGCATGATTCATTTGAACGTCCTGTAGTACTGCGCCTATGATCATGGCAAGCTCTACATATATATACGAAAAACATGATGCAGATTAATTACGCTGTGTCGATGAGTGTTTTCGTTACTAACGAGATGACatgtattttggaaaataacAGTACAAATCAGTTGCCTCTCCGTTTGGGTAGTAGATTGTTATCGGAAttgttcattattatttattattttattattacttaatttttaattatttattattattattaattattatttaatattttattattatttttttactattatttataaaatatatgagatcaCTCTCCTATCCAATGTAAACAGTCGGAATCAGTTCCAAAACTACATCAGGACGTACAACGTATTGAAAATCTCCCAACAATGAGGTAattatacaagaaaaatcacaaCCCATGTGCAATTGTAGATGTGctcaggaaaaagaaaatcaatgggaaaatggagttggagaTGTGGGAAAATGGGAATGACCCATCAACGGATACCAGTGAGCAGTGACATCCATAGAAGGACTTTCCAAACCTTTTCTCTCTTTACTGCAggcactaagagagagagagagagtccccACAGCTCTGTCCCCGCTGCTGGACAAAACTGCTACCGCCAATAATACTTGGGACCTAGTAAACCATACAACCCTACCTTCTCCTCTTCTTTCTGATCCCTCTTATGCAAAGTCATACCAACTCTCTCTCAGTTTCAAGTAATTTTGATATACATTCAAGCTCGTGTGATTTCCACCCTTCGTTTATTACCGCTTccctttccattttctttaccATTGTTATTAACCCATCTTCATTTCTCCAAGCCCTATTCCTAGTCCTTTTACTTcattctactctctctctctctctctctctctctctgtgcatgAGTTCTTCCAAGCCCAGCATTTAATATATTCTGTTTAAGGGTATCACCAGTCTCAGGAACAAAGGAATATATCGTGTGGTGAATATGCGGTCTCCTGCTGCTGTTTCTTTGGTGTTACATTTATTACGATTGTTTTGTTAGTATCATCACTATGGAATGTTGGGCGCCTAGGTGGGAGAGAGATATAGACACACAGAGAACTTAAGGCATATACTTCAACAACTGCTCGGCTAAAATGGAGAGGTTTCAGGGACCCATTAATTCCTGTGTATGTTACTATGTTCAttccttcccttttttcttGAGTTCCTTGATCTCTAGAATCTCTAGAATCAAGAAATGGACCGCATTTACCTCTCAGAATGCTCGTATTTAATGCATTGTGTTTCTTTTTCCTGGATATAGTAACATATTCGACACTGTTTTCTGTTTCGATATTTTGTTCTCGTCCACTCTTGTTTCTCTTTCACTATAGAGACTGGAACCCCCACCCATTAACATTCTATGATGTTTTTCCCTGGTTGCTTTGGAGGTTGAGTTTGAAACTCAGTACATCGATCAGAAaattttccctcattttcttctctttcataatttttcttttctgggtTTTTTGCTTTCCTGCAGTTCTTTGGGGACCATTCAAACGCAGATTGTCTAGAGCAAGAATTTGTCCTTACAGAAAGCTTGAAATTTGAGGAACAAGAACCGCACTTTTCAACCCCAATGTTGGAAGAGAAAATGCCATTTCTTCAGATGCTACAAAGTGTGGGATCCCCTCACTTTTTGCCTTACAAGGAGCCCAACTTTCAGACACTGTTGAGATTACAGCACCTTAAGAAGCCTTGGGACGGTTACACCTACAACATCCCTGAAATGGAAACCCAAATTCAGGCCCTAGAGCTCGAGAGCTGCGTCACCCATGACATAGTGGAGCTGCATTCTCCTGTCAAATCCGTGACCATGGACCTCCGACAGCCGCATTCAGCTTCATGTCTCGAGGCTACCGTGAGCTCAGAGTGCAACCAAGAACCCAACCATTGCATAGAATTAGGCGCCTCAGCGGGCTCTCCACCTCCGTGGCCAAACCCCCCGCCACAATCCTGGCCTAAACAGACCTACCTCCCCAAATCTCTTCCACTCGCCCGGGAACGACGAAAGCGAAAGCGGATAAGGCCGACCAAGAACCAAGAAGAAGTAGAGAGCCAGCGCATGACCCACATTGCCGTGGAACGCAACCGTAGACGCCAAATGAATGACCATCTCAACGTCCTCAGGTCCCTAATGCCAACCCCCTATATTCAAAGGGTAATCAATCATGACATGAGTTTGAAGCCATTCTAAGTTCCATTcttatatattcttgaatttcatataatttgatgtgcagttttcaaaagatttaaaatttcttcGCTTTCCTTGAAAGGGTGACCAAGCCTCTATTATCGGAGGTGCAATAGACTTTGTGAAGGAACTGGAGCAGCTACTTCATTCCCTTGAAGCACagaagagaatgagaaaaaatcAGGAAGGCGGCGAGGGCTCCGGGGCCATGGATGCACCATCCAACGGCCTGTTTATGTCTCCCCAATGTAGAAATGCGTCGACGGAGGAAGGCCACCGTGGGGAAGAAGTGAAGGCGGATAACAAGTCCGAGGAGGCCGAGATTCAGGTTACTGTGATTCAAACACATGTGAACATGAAAATTCAGTGCCAAAGGAAGCCGGGGCAGTTGCTGAAAGCCATTGTTGCACTGGAGGAACTCAGGCTGACAGTTTTGCACCTCAACATCACCTCCTCAGAGGCCTCGATTCTCTACTCTCTCAGTCTCAAGGTATTCTTCCTGTCGAGTTTAATTTCAGTCTTCCTtgctttatcttttatttagtCAACCATTCTGACCTGAAGAGAGCAAACCTAGATAGCAGCAAGCCGCTAGCACTAGTCCTCTTTCGTTTTTTCACTTCATTTTTATCAGTACTTTACATTTAACATTACACCATTGTTCATGTGGATGTGATTTTGCTGGCTTTTAATGCACAGATAGAGGATGAGTGTAAGCTAGGATCTGCAAATGAGATTGCATCGGCAGTACAACAGATATGGAGCTTTATCAGCAGGAGCTGATTGTTGAAAGAATCATCGCAAATATAGAGGCAGCTGACTACATTACTCGGATTAAGTAGGAGTACTTTGGGAGaagaaaagataattaatttaaaacaaaaaaaaaaaaaaaaaatgaagagagattATGGGGATGGGACAGGGATATGGAGGCCGGAGAGGAACCAGATTCCATGGTCCCTATCTTCTAGGCAGTGAGTTGTACCGCAGACGGCTCGGGACAGAAACAGATCATTCATGTTTAATTATAATGTTTGTTCCgtgcttttaatttaattttgatttgatttatttcacTCTTTTTATGGAATTTAGTGGTTGTTTATACTATATTCACCAATCTAACATAAAAagtaaggaaaatgctaaaccTACTGCAAGTTTAATTGCTGATCAGTCGGTGACACATCACCAATATGAGAATATGGTTCGACTTTGATTTGAACTTTTGATTGGTGAAACAATCTCGTACATAAAACTTATGTAGTAAAACTTGTAGAATATATAACATTACCCTATAAAAAGTAATAGCCTTCCGTTTTAGATATTGAAGGTGTTAGGGTTAATTGATTCATGTTTAATTCAATCTCGACAtgacaaaattaataaattagtattaaagaatatgatgtattaatttaatgaaatatataaaatggagATGAACTTATAATTAACTAATCCAATCTTATTAATACAATTCAAACTCAGAGATATTAACTCACCAACTAAAGCTCATCATTATAGATTGTTAAAGTCAGGCCATGCCTCTTATTTATACTAggaatattttaaccacaaaattaaatttttaaacttacGTGATTTGATGCAGtgtgtcagattataaaattatttttattattaaaatagatctaataaatcatgtaaaatcatgtcagtttatgagtttacttttatgtaatctctttgtgtctgtagcagttctctatttatattaattgattttatgagatatttttgtatattatttttaaattaataatatccttcctcttaaattttgtcattttgaaaCGATGCGTAACGTTATATTTCAAATGATTTAATATgttaacaaattaaagaaaagaaattagttaaaatatatGCGTCAATCCATATGATTTTAGGCTACAAACtatgaagaaaataagattTCTCCAACTTTAGTTGAAGTACATGACTACATAGATTTCCTCCTTTTTACATGCATAATGCTTAATGCATGTCCATGAGTCCCCATGCATCTTCTCTTTTAATCACGAAAACCTTTAAGGTGATTTACACaatgattttgagtataaaattgaataattttgatatttacacACTTTTTTCAAGTGTGTTCATAGAATAGCTTGAGATGATAACGTTAATGGCAGAGGAGCGACGTGTTAAAAGAGTCGTTGAATTGAAGGGGGAAAGCTTTGACGAGAGAGCCCCCAAGTCAAATGGCGATGAGCAAAGGGCTGCAAATGCTGCTGGCAGTGCCAATTGCCAAACACgttctcagagagagagagagagatctgggAAAGAGAGAGCTGCAAAAGTGTGCAGGAGAAAAAGGCGCATATATCCATGCATGTGCAAAAGTATTCCAATCAGAGACAAATCACTCTCCTttagtcattttttattttatttttttatttttattttctgggcCTTGGCTTTTACCCTTTTTtacagcttttttttttttttttttcaattttttcttctatttttctcaaaggTCAGTCCCAATCCAACAAACCATATCTGTATAATCTTGGGGACCCATTTTCCTGTCCCATGAGCTCTCCATGATAACAACCTCCCCCTTATTTGTCTCTTCTGCCAGAAACAGCCTTTCTCCCTGTTTCTAAATTTGATCTATGTCGATCGGTCTGCCTCTCTCTGATGGCTGTCCAAAGCTgttttctcctcctcttctttaCTGGGATTAATTAGTTTTGCTGTTACTGGTTCTAACTCATATACTACAATATTCATTAAGCTGGCCCCTTTATATCCTATATCACACCAAGacattgtgtttttgttttttttttttttttcagaaattaagaaaaatattgcttatatttgaggaaaaaaaaaaaaacaacctaaAACATATAATCCATTCATAAATCCAAAATGTTATAAATTTCCCAAAGATCCCACGGCAGTTAAAATCAGCTTCCACCTCACGTAGGGTTGGATGTCCCCCAAGATCCCACCTCATCCTTTTGGGAGTTGCCGTATGCCAAACGGCAACATCCCTCCCTTTTCAATGATTAATACTATTATGTGGTatcatttttactatttaattttttgcttattaattaagtaaattattattagtatatatatatatatttttaaaagtgtttaaaaatatgaataaaaaaatttaaaataaaaaatatgccTAAGGGCACGCCCAACAGTCATTGTTGGATGACACCCTAGCAGCattctttcttaattttgttaGAACCTTGAATTTGATCAAGAGTTTTTTAAactattggttttattttattttgtaataaaaaaatcagctttttttgtgttttaaatttgagTAAAGCTACTCTCACCGCTCCCAGTCccgctatattttttttaaatttttttaattttttttatttaatgattaagtaagtgttttttaataatattataatttttttatttttttaaaaaatattttacagtgttaaaaaaatacatgtataaaaaagtaaaataaaaaaaaacacaatattttacacTATCGGTGGCTCCCAGCGGGACTGGGAGCCAccctttaaatttttatttttattttttgttttcttaaattttaagtcatgagtttttaattttaatctttttccatatatttttttctagttttagtTTCTAATTTCTCAGATTTAAATGAGTCTTTTACAGTTATAATTGGCTGTGACACTGTCTATTTAAGTTATTCTCTATCAGTAAATGAATCAATACATCTAGGGCATTTTGTTTCCCTTAAAATTTGATACGTTAAATCTAGTACTTAATAGCTAGGAGATGtttactttgttttttgttttttttttttttttttttttttttttttccgattggcatagaatatttatgataatgCTTGGTGTGACGTAGTGTCTATGGATGCCTATAATTTATTATCGGCAATCCTTTGCAGTATGACTAGAGGATTGTTCATGATGGATAGAGAAAACACCTATTCCATAACGTTAAGGTGATAATGTGCTATTAGCACGGGTCGAGAATGAAACATCCTTGTTCTAATAGCATAGAAGAGAGTCAATCTCTAACCATGTCCAGATTCGTTGAGAAAGTAGAAAAGGAGGGGCACATAGTGATTTATTAGTTGAGTTGCAATAGTTACTATAAGAGCTAGGTGACTTGATGTTGGAGGTTCTTCCTCTTGGGTTGCCACCCTTGAAATATATTAACACTAAATAGCCTTTGTGCCAAAATCCAATTTGCCTAGCAGGCCTCTTATCAGCTTATCCAAAAGAATGTGATGAGTTGCATGTGTACTGGGTGATGGAATTATTTGAAAGAGGATACTTTTGCGAGAGCATGAGCTTCTATGTAGGGCTTGTTCTCTTAGCTATGTGGAAGGAT encodes the following:
- the LOC121246593 gene encoding transcription factor bHLH70-like, translating into MERFQGPINSCFFGDHSNADCLEQEFVLTESLKFEEQEPHFSTPMLEEKMPFLQMLQSVGSPHFLPYKEPNFQTLLRLQHLKKPWDGYTYNIPEMETQIQALELESCVTHDIVELHSPVKSVTMDLRQPHSASCLEATVSSECNQEPNHCIELGASAGSPPPWPNPPPQSWPKQTYLPKSLPLARERRKRKRIRPTKNQEEVESQRMTHIAVERNRRRQMNDHLNVLRSLMPTPYIQRGDQASIIGGAIDFVKELEQLLHSLEAQKRMRKNQEGGEGSGAMDAPSNGLFMSPQCRNASTEEGHRGEEVKADNKSEEAEIQVTVIQTHVNMKIQCQRKPGQLLKAIVALEELRLTVLHLNITSSEASILYSLSLKIEDECKLGSANEIASAVQQIWSFISRS